In Miscanthus floridulus cultivar M001 chromosome 5, ASM1932011v1, whole genome shotgun sequence, one genomic interval encodes:
- the LOC136450044 gene encoding pentatricopeptide repeat-containing protein At1g10910, chloroplastic gives MKDLRSSGLTPNKVILTTLLKVYSKGCLFEKAKELLTELEASGFAQDEMPYCILIDGLVQGGKIQEAKILFNEMKEKGVKSDGYAFSIMISALHRGGHHEESKQLAKEFESENASYDLVMLNTSLQTYCSTNDMESVMRMLKKMDELNISPDNITFNTLIRYF, from the exons ATGAAAGATCTGAGGTCCTCTGGATTAACACCAAATAAG GTTATATTGACCACTTTGTTAAAGGTGTATTCTAAAGGCTGTCTCTTTGAGAAGGCTAAGGAACTGCTAACTGAACTGGAAGCCTCAGGCTTTGCACAGGATGAG ATGCCATACTGCATATTAATTGATGGCCTTGTCCAAGGTGGGAAGATACAGGAAGCAAAGATTCTATTTAATGAAATGAAAGAAAAAGGCGTCAAATCTG ATGGTTATGCATTTAGTATCATGATTTCAGCATTACACAGAGGTGGTCATCACGAAGAATCAAAACAGCTTGCAAAAGAATTTGAGTCTGAGAATGCATCATATGATCTGGTTATGCTTAATACATCACTGCAGACTTACTGCAGCACAAATGATATGGAGAGTGTAATGAGGATGCTAAAGAAAATGGATGAATTGAACATATCACCTGATAATATTACATTTAATACCTTGATAAGGTACTTCTGA